From Plectropomus leopardus isolate mb chromosome 17, YSFRI_Pleo_2.0, whole genome shotgun sequence, a single genomic window includes:
- the zmp:0000000896 gene encoding caspase recruitment domain-containing protein 10 isoform X2 gives MEEDVERKISFKGVTVWAEDGDIAQEEARSSPPWSEERCEELWDRVEGVRHKLTRILNPAKLTPYLRQCKVIDEQDEDEVLNSTQYPLRISKAGRLLDILHGQGQRGLQAFMESLEFYHPDQYTQLTGQQATQRCSLILDEEGPEGLTQFLLLEVRKLREQLRNSRMCERRLSQRCRMAEEERSRAERKAQELRQDRLQLERLRQDWESASRELGKLKDRHLEQAVKYSRALEEQGMASTRERELLRQVEELKSRLAETEKQTINTPGNTTPAKRNSLLSNGVNDSPPALPEKPLHRIHIKKAENIEAQMKVSAPTSGTVALMDILQQDRREAAEQRQELCDIITRLQGELQSTEENWEKLESQCEQLQLKVRTLQLDWETEQKRSVSYFNQIMELEKERDQALRSRDSLQLEYTDCLLDKNRLRKRIAELQANLEQLEREQERERERGREQMEQSSTCLHCSHLSLCSEDQCYGPCCSLGLDLKPQANSTRPLLRKTHSSGQANENSGDSHSNSEENLLSSTEDNEKEINRLSTFPFPPCMNSINRRFNTEFDLESWGSDENDNITGEQSEPSLWDSCNSLHSHLFPPDLVNLPAVSSHQPNPSVPRIPSRSPSSSPPISPKHGRASLADDITIVGGNQTGIFVRHVKAGSPAEQCGLKEGTELLELERVLFGGGSVLLGQCTAEVAHFSLQWWTEPSALKHKSNPEAYSKLCSQLSSPTFMGADSFYVRVNLNMEPRGDPPSLGVSCDDIIHVTDTRYNGKYHWSCSLVDPLTAKPLQRGTMPNYNRAQQLLLVRLRKMALEQKDFKRKFLRKASGRVRLVKAVDPSCRGFGSTQQVLYTLSKRHEEHLIPYSLVHPVQVQTKRPVIFSPSLLSRGLIERLLQPAESGLKFNTCPAEPIQASERRDKRVFLLDSCSPEQALGIRLETIQDVISQDKHCLLELGLPSVEGLLRQGIYPIVIYIRPKSKKHKKLRKFFPRCGEDSVMEEVCQAEELQLETLPLLYYTLEPSTWSCTDELLAAISNAIQSQQRAVAWIELDRLQ, from the exons aTGGAGGAGGATGTGGAAAGAAAGATCTCAtttaaag GTGTCACAGTTTGGGCAGAGGACGGGGATATCGCCCAAGAGGAGGCGCGTTCTTCTCCCCCCTGGTCAGAGGAGCGCTGTGAGGAGCTCTGGGATCGGGTGGAGGGGGTACGGCACAAGCTGACGCGCATCCTCAACCCGGCCAAACTCACCCCATACCTGCGGCAGTGCAAGGTCATTGATGAGCAGGATGAAGACGAGGTGCTCAACTCTACACAGTACCCACTGCGCATCAGCAAGGCCG GTCGCTTGCTGGACATTCTGCATGGTCAAGGCCAGCGAGGCCTTCAAGCCTTCATGGAGTCACTGGAGTTTTACCACCCAGACCAGTACACACAGCTGACGGGACAGCAGGCCACGCAGCGATGCTCCCTCATACTGG ATGAGGAGGGTCCGGAGGGTTTGACACAGTTCCTGCTCCTGGAGGTGCGTAAACTTCGAGAGCAGCTTCGAAACAGCCGCATGTGTGAGCGACGCCTGTCTCAGCGCTGCCGCATGGCAGAGGAGGAACGCAGCCGTGCTGAACGCAAAGCTCAGGAGTTACGTCAAGACAGACTGCAACTTGAGAG GCTGCGGCAGGACTGGGAGTCGGCCAGCCGAGAGCTGGGCAAGCTGAAGGACAGGCACCTGGAGCAGGCTGTGAAGTACTCCAGGGCCCTGGAAGAGCAGGGCATGGCCTCCACCCGTGAGAGAGAGCTGCTGAGGCAG GTAGAGGAGCTGAAGTCCAGGTTGGccgagacagaaaaacaaacaatcaatacTCCAGGGAATACCACGCCAGCAAAACGGAACAGTTTGCTCTCTAATGGAGTAAATGATTCTCCGCCTGCTTTACCAGAAAAGCCGTTGCATCGTATTCACATTAAGAAAGCCGAGAATATAGAAGCTCAGATGAAGGTCTCAGCTCCCACCAGTGGAACCGTA GCTCTGATGGATATCTTGCAGCAGGACCGCAGGGAGGCTGCAGAGCAGAGGCAGGAGCTCTGTGATATCATCACCAGACTACAGGGGGAGCTACAGAGCACTGAGGAAAACTGGGAGAAG CTGGAGTCGCAGTGCGAGCAGCTGCAGCTAAAGGTCAGAACTCTCCAGCTGGACTGGGAGACTGAGCAGAAGAGGAGTGTGTCCTATTTCAACCAGATCATGGAACTGGAAAAGGAGCGAGACCAG GCTCTGCGCAGTCGAGACAGCCTGCAGCTGGAGTACACAGACTGTCTGCTGGATAAGAACCGTCTGCGTAAACGCATTGCAGAGCTGCAGGCCAACCTGGAGCAGCTGGAgagggagcaagagagagaaagggagaggggcCGCGAGCAGATGGAGCAGAGCAGCACCTGTCTGCACTGT TCTCACCTGTCCCTGTGCAGCGAGGACCAGTGCTACGGCCCCTGCTGTTCCCTCGGCCTGGACCTCAAACCTCAGGCCAATAGCACTCGCCCGCTGCTACGAAAG ACGCACTCTAGTGGTCAAGCTAATGAAAACTCAGGGG ATTCTCATTCCAACTCCGAGGAGAATCTCCTTTCATCA ACAGAagacaatgaaaaagaaataaatcgtCTCTCCACATTCCCCTTCCCGCCATGTATGAACTCTATCAACCGCAGATTCAACACAGA GTTCGACTTGGAATCGTGGGGCAGTGATGAGAACGATAACATTACAG GTGAGCAGAGTGAACCCTCTCTGTGGGATTCCTGTAACTCCTTACACTCTCATCTCTTCCCCCCTGACTTGGTTAACCTGCCTGCAGTCTCTTCACACCAACCCAATCCCAGTGTTCCCAG GATACCCTCCCGCTCCCCATCCTCAAGCCCCCCCATCTCACCAAAGCACGGGAGAGCAAGTCTAGCTGACGATATCACGATAGTAGGAGGAAACCAAACAGGGATCTTTGTCCGCCATGTTAAAGCCGGTTCCCCAGCTGAACAGTGTGGACTGAAGGAGGGCACTGAGCTGCTggag CTGGAGCGTGTCCTGTTTGGTGGGGGCAGCGTGCTGCTGGGCCAGTGCACTGCTGAGGTAGCCCATTTTTCTCTGCAGTGGTGGACCGAGCCTTCAGCACTCAAACATAAGAGCAACCCAGAGG CATACTCCAAGCTGTGCTCCCAGCTCTCATCGCCTACTTTTATGGGCGCTGACTCCTTCTATGTGCGTGTTAATCTCAACATGGAGCCTCGGGGTGACCCGCCGTCTCTGGGTGTGTCATGTGATGACATTATACATGTCACAGACACAAGGTACAATGGAAAATATCATTGGAGCTGTTCCCTGGTGGACCCACTCACAGCTAAGCCTCTGCAGAGAGGAACCATGCCCAACTACAACAG GGCCCAACAGCTGTTACTCGTCAGGCTACGAAAAATGGCCCTGGAGCAAAAGGACTTCAAGAGGAAG TTCTTAAGGAAAGCATCTGGGCGTGTACGGTTGGTAAAAGCAGTGGACCCCAGTTGCCGTGGGTTTGGTTCCACACAGCAGGtcctttacacactcagcaaaC GTCACGAGGAGCACTTGATCCCATACAGTTTAGTGCACCCGGTGCAGGTGCAGACTAAGCGGCCGGTCATCTTCTCCCCGTCTCTCCTCTCACGTGGTCTCATAGAGAGGTTGCTGCAACCAGCAGAGTCTGGTTTGAAGTTCAACACCTGCCCAGCAg AGCCAATCCAGGCTTCAGAGAGGCGAGACAAGAGAGTGTTCCTGTTGGATTCCTGCAGTCCAGAGCAGGCTCTGGGCATACGGCTGGAGACAATACAGGATGTCATCAGCCAg GACAAACACTGTCTGCTGGAGCTGGGGCTACCCAGTGTTGAGGGCTTATTGAGACAAGGGATTTACCCTATCGTCATCTATATTCGCCCGAAGAGCAAAAAGCACAAGAAGCTAAG GAAGTTTTTTCCTCGGTGTGGAGAGGACAGCGTCATGGAGGAGGTGTGCCAGGCCgaggagctgcagctggagaCACTACCCCTGCTCTACTACACCCTGGAGCCCAGCACCTGGAGCTGCACTGATGAGCTGCTGGCAGCCATAAGCAACGCCATCCAGAGCCAGCAGAGGGCGGTGGCGTGGATCGAACTGGACAGGTTGCAGTAG
- the zmp:0000000896 gene encoding caspase recruitment domain-containing protein 10 isoform X1, translated as MSVLFTELTLPCKRPVNVRSPAGVTVWAEDGDIAQEEARSSPPWSEERCEELWDRVEGVRHKLTRILNPAKLTPYLRQCKVIDEQDEDEVLNSTQYPLRISKAGRLLDILHGQGQRGLQAFMESLEFYHPDQYTQLTGQQATQRCSLILDEEGPEGLTQFLLLEVRKLREQLRNSRMCERRLSQRCRMAEEERSRAERKAQELRQDRLQLERLRQDWESASRELGKLKDRHLEQAVKYSRALEEQGMASTRERELLRQVEELKSRLAETEKQTINTPGNTTPAKRNSLLSNGVNDSPPALPEKPLHRIHIKKAENIEAQMKVSAPTSGTVALMDILQQDRREAAEQRQELCDIITRLQGELQSTEENWEKLESQCEQLQLKVRTLQLDWETEQKRSVSYFNQIMELEKERDQALRSRDSLQLEYTDCLLDKNRLRKRIAELQANLEQLEREQERERERGREQMEQSSTCLHCSHLSLCSEDQCYGPCCSLGLDLKPQANSTRPLLRKTHSSGQANENSGDSHSNSEENLLSSTEDNEKEINRLSTFPFPPCMNSINRRFNTEFDLESWGSDENDNITGEQSEPSLWDSCNSLHSHLFPPDLVNLPAVSSHQPNPSVPRIPSRSPSSSPPISPKHGRASLADDITIVGGNQTGIFVRHVKAGSPAEQCGLKEGTELLELERVLFGGGSVLLGQCTAEVAHFSLQWWTEPSALKHKSNPEAYSKLCSQLSSPTFMGADSFYVRVNLNMEPRGDPPSLGVSCDDIIHVTDTRYNGKYHWSCSLVDPLTAKPLQRGTMPNYNRAQQLLLVRLRKMALEQKDFKRKFLRKASGRVRLVKAVDPSCRGFGSTQQVLYTLSKRHEEHLIPYSLVHPVQVQTKRPVIFSPSLLSRGLIERLLQPAESGLKFNTCPAEPIQASERRDKRVFLLDSCSPEQALGIRLETIQDVISQDKHCLLELGLPSVEGLLRQGIYPIVIYIRPKSKKHKKLRKFFPRCGEDSVMEEVCQAEELQLETLPLLYYTLEPSTWSCTDELLAAISNAIQSQQRAVAWIELDRLQ; from the exons ATGAGTG TCCTTTTTACAGAGCTCACACTTCCCTGTAAACGACCTGTAAATGTCCGGTCCCCTGCAGGTGTCACAGTTTGGGCAGAGGACGGGGATATCGCCCAAGAGGAGGCGCGTTCTTCTCCCCCCTGGTCAGAGGAGCGCTGTGAGGAGCTCTGGGATCGGGTGGAGGGGGTACGGCACAAGCTGACGCGCATCCTCAACCCGGCCAAACTCACCCCATACCTGCGGCAGTGCAAGGTCATTGATGAGCAGGATGAAGACGAGGTGCTCAACTCTACACAGTACCCACTGCGCATCAGCAAGGCCG GTCGCTTGCTGGACATTCTGCATGGTCAAGGCCAGCGAGGCCTTCAAGCCTTCATGGAGTCACTGGAGTTTTACCACCCAGACCAGTACACACAGCTGACGGGACAGCAGGCCACGCAGCGATGCTCCCTCATACTGG ATGAGGAGGGTCCGGAGGGTTTGACACAGTTCCTGCTCCTGGAGGTGCGTAAACTTCGAGAGCAGCTTCGAAACAGCCGCATGTGTGAGCGACGCCTGTCTCAGCGCTGCCGCATGGCAGAGGAGGAACGCAGCCGTGCTGAACGCAAAGCTCAGGAGTTACGTCAAGACAGACTGCAACTTGAGAG GCTGCGGCAGGACTGGGAGTCGGCCAGCCGAGAGCTGGGCAAGCTGAAGGACAGGCACCTGGAGCAGGCTGTGAAGTACTCCAGGGCCCTGGAAGAGCAGGGCATGGCCTCCACCCGTGAGAGAGAGCTGCTGAGGCAG GTAGAGGAGCTGAAGTCCAGGTTGGccgagacagaaaaacaaacaatcaatacTCCAGGGAATACCACGCCAGCAAAACGGAACAGTTTGCTCTCTAATGGAGTAAATGATTCTCCGCCTGCTTTACCAGAAAAGCCGTTGCATCGTATTCACATTAAGAAAGCCGAGAATATAGAAGCTCAGATGAAGGTCTCAGCTCCCACCAGTGGAACCGTA GCTCTGATGGATATCTTGCAGCAGGACCGCAGGGAGGCTGCAGAGCAGAGGCAGGAGCTCTGTGATATCATCACCAGACTACAGGGGGAGCTACAGAGCACTGAGGAAAACTGGGAGAAG CTGGAGTCGCAGTGCGAGCAGCTGCAGCTAAAGGTCAGAACTCTCCAGCTGGACTGGGAGACTGAGCAGAAGAGGAGTGTGTCCTATTTCAACCAGATCATGGAACTGGAAAAGGAGCGAGACCAG GCTCTGCGCAGTCGAGACAGCCTGCAGCTGGAGTACACAGACTGTCTGCTGGATAAGAACCGTCTGCGTAAACGCATTGCAGAGCTGCAGGCCAACCTGGAGCAGCTGGAgagggagcaagagagagaaagggagaggggcCGCGAGCAGATGGAGCAGAGCAGCACCTGTCTGCACTGT TCTCACCTGTCCCTGTGCAGCGAGGACCAGTGCTACGGCCCCTGCTGTTCCCTCGGCCTGGACCTCAAACCTCAGGCCAATAGCACTCGCCCGCTGCTACGAAAG ACGCACTCTAGTGGTCAAGCTAATGAAAACTCAGGGG ATTCTCATTCCAACTCCGAGGAGAATCTCCTTTCATCA ACAGAagacaatgaaaaagaaataaatcgtCTCTCCACATTCCCCTTCCCGCCATGTATGAACTCTATCAACCGCAGATTCAACACAGA GTTCGACTTGGAATCGTGGGGCAGTGATGAGAACGATAACATTACAG GTGAGCAGAGTGAACCCTCTCTGTGGGATTCCTGTAACTCCTTACACTCTCATCTCTTCCCCCCTGACTTGGTTAACCTGCCTGCAGTCTCTTCACACCAACCCAATCCCAGTGTTCCCAG GATACCCTCCCGCTCCCCATCCTCAAGCCCCCCCATCTCACCAAAGCACGGGAGAGCAAGTCTAGCTGACGATATCACGATAGTAGGAGGAAACCAAACAGGGATCTTTGTCCGCCATGTTAAAGCCGGTTCCCCAGCTGAACAGTGTGGACTGAAGGAGGGCACTGAGCTGCTggag CTGGAGCGTGTCCTGTTTGGTGGGGGCAGCGTGCTGCTGGGCCAGTGCACTGCTGAGGTAGCCCATTTTTCTCTGCAGTGGTGGACCGAGCCTTCAGCACTCAAACATAAGAGCAACCCAGAGG CATACTCCAAGCTGTGCTCCCAGCTCTCATCGCCTACTTTTATGGGCGCTGACTCCTTCTATGTGCGTGTTAATCTCAACATGGAGCCTCGGGGTGACCCGCCGTCTCTGGGTGTGTCATGTGATGACATTATACATGTCACAGACACAAGGTACAATGGAAAATATCATTGGAGCTGTTCCCTGGTGGACCCACTCACAGCTAAGCCTCTGCAGAGAGGAACCATGCCCAACTACAACAG GGCCCAACAGCTGTTACTCGTCAGGCTACGAAAAATGGCCCTGGAGCAAAAGGACTTCAAGAGGAAG TTCTTAAGGAAAGCATCTGGGCGTGTACGGTTGGTAAAAGCAGTGGACCCCAGTTGCCGTGGGTTTGGTTCCACACAGCAGGtcctttacacactcagcaaaC GTCACGAGGAGCACTTGATCCCATACAGTTTAGTGCACCCGGTGCAGGTGCAGACTAAGCGGCCGGTCATCTTCTCCCCGTCTCTCCTCTCACGTGGTCTCATAGAGAGGTTGCTGCAACCAGCAGAGTCTGGTTTGAAGTTCAACACCTGCCCAGCAg AGCCAATCCAGGCTTCAGAGAGGCGAGACAAGAGAGTGTTCCTGTTGGATTCCTGCAGTCCAGAGCAGGCTCTGGGCATACGGCTGGAGACAATACAGGATGTCATCAGCCAg GACAAACACTGTCTGCTGGAGCTGGGGCTACCCAGTGTTGAGGGCTTATTGAGACAAGGGATTTACCCTATCGTCATCTATATTCGCCCGAAGAGCAAAAAGCACAAGAAGCTAAG GAAGTTTTTTCCTCGGTGTGGAGAGGACAGCGTCATGGAGGAGGTGTGCCAGGCCgaggagctgcagctggagaCACTACCCCTGCTCTACTACACCCTGGAGCCCAGCACCTGGAGCTGCACTGATGAGCTGCTGGCAGCCATAAGCAACGCCATCCAGAGCCAGCAGAGGGCGGTGGCGTGGATCGAACTGGACAGGTTGCAGTAG
- the zmp:0000000896 gene encoding caspase recruitment domain-containing protein 10 isoform X3, giving the protein MSGVTVWAEDGDIAQEEARSSPPWSEERCEELWDRVEGVRHKLTRILNPAKLTPYLRQCKVIDEQDEDEVLNSTQYPLRISKAGRLLDILHGQGQRGLQAFMESLEFYHPDQYTQLTGQQATQRCSLILDEEGPEGLTQFLLLEVRKLREQLRNSRMCERRLSQRCRMAEEERSRAERKAQELRQDRLQLERLRQDWESASRELGKLKDRHLEQAVKYSRALEEQGMASTRERELLRQVEELKSRLAETEKQTINTPGNTTPAKRNSLLSNGVNDSPPALPEKPLHRIHIKKAENIEAQMKVSAPTSGTVALMDILQQDRREAAEQRQELCDIITRLQGELQSTEENWEKLESQCEQLQLKVRTLQLDWETEQKRSVSYFNQIMELEKERDQALRSRDSLQLEYTDCLLDKNRLRKRIAELQANLEQLEREQERERERGREQMEQSSTCLHCSHLSLCSEDQCYGPCCSLGLDLKPQANSTRPLLRKTHSSGQANENSGDSHSNSEENLLSSTEDNEKEINRLSTFPFPPCMNSINRRFNTEFDLESWGSDENDNITGEQSEPSLWDSCNSLHSHLFPPDLVNLPAVSSHQPNPSVPRIPSRSPSSSPPISPKHGRASLADDITIVGGNQTGIFVRHVKAGSPAEQCGLKEGTELLELERVLFGGGSVLLGQCTAEVAHFSLQWWTEPSALKHKSNPEAYSKLCSQLSSPTFMGADSFYVRVNLNMEPRGDPPSLGVSCDDIIHVTDTRYNGKYHWSCSLVDPLTAKPLQRGTMPNYNRAQQLLLVRLRKMALEQKDFKRKFLRKASGRVRLVKAVDPSCRGFGSTQQVLYTLSKRHEEHLIPYSLVHPVQVQTKRPVIFSPSLLSRGLIERLLQPAESGLKFNTCPAEPIQASERRDKRVFLLDSCSPEQALGIRLETIQDVISQDKHCLLELGLPSVEGLLRQGIYPIVIYIRPKSKKHKKLRKFFPRCGEDSVMEEVCQAEELQLETLPLLYYTLEPSTWSCTDELLAAISNAIQSQQRAVAWIELDRLQ; this is encoded by the exons ATGAGTG GTGTCACAGTTTGGGCAGAGGACGGGGATATCGCCCAAGAGGAGGCGCGTTCTTCTCCCCCCTGGTCAGAGGAGCGCTGTGAGGAGCTCTGGGATCGGGTGGAGGGGGTACGGCACAAGCTGACGCGCATCCTCAACCCGGCCAAACTCACCCCATACCTGCGGCAGTGCAAGGTCATTGATGAGCAGGATGAAGACGAGGTGCTCAACTCTACACAGTACCCACTGCGCATCAGCAAGGCCG GTCGCTTGCTGGACATTCTGCATGGTCAAGGCCAGCGAGGCCTTCAAGCCTTCATGGAGTCACTGGAGTTTTACCACCCAGACCAGTACACACAGCTGACGGGACAGCAGGCCACGCAGCGATGCTCCCTCATACTGG ATGAGGAGGGTCCGGAGGGTTTGACACAGTTCCTGCTCCTGGAGGTGCGTAAACTTCGAGAGCAGCTTCGAAACAGCCGCATGTGTGAGCGACGCCTGTCTCAGCGCTGCCGCATGGCAGAGGAGGAACGCAGCCGTGCTGAACGCAAAGCTCAGGAGTTACGTCAAGACAGACTGCAACTTGAGAG GCTGCGGCAGGACTGGGAGTCGGCCAGCCGAGAGCTGGGCAAGCTGAAGGACAGGCACCTGGAGCAGGCTGTGAAGTACTCCAGGGCCCTGGAAGAGCAGGGCATGGCCTCCACCCGTGAGAGAGAGCTGCTGAGGCAG GTAGAGGAGCTGAAGTCCAGGTTGGccgagacagaaaaacaaacaatcaatacTCCAGGGAATACCACGCCAGCAAAACGGAACAGTTTGCTCTCTAATGGAGTAAATGATTCTCCGCCTGCTTTACCAGAAAAGCCGTTGCATCGTATTCACATTAAGAAAGCCGAGAATATAGAAGCTCAGATGAAGGTCTCAGCTCCCACCAGTGGAACCGTA GCTCTGATGGATATCTTGCAGCAGGACCGCAGGGAGGCTGCAGAGCAGAGGCAGGAGCTCTGTGATATCATCACCAGACTACAGGGGGAGCTACAGAGCACTGAGGAAAACTGGGAGAAG CTGGAGTCGCAGTGCGAGCAGCTGCAGCTAAAGGTCAGAACTCTCCAGCTGGACTGGGAGACTGAGCAGAAGAGGAGTGTGTCCTATTTCAACCAGATCATGGAACTGGAAAAGGAGCGAGACCAG GCTCTGCGCAGTCGAGACAGCCTGCAGCTGGAGTACACAGACTGTCTGCTGGATAAGAACCGTCTGCGTAAACGCATTGCAGAGCTGCAGGCCAACCTGGAGCAGCTGGAgagggagcaagagagagaaagggagaggggcCGCGAGCAGATGGAGCAGAGCAGCACCTGTCTGCACTGT TCTCACCTGTCCCTGTGCAGCGAGGACCAGTGCTACGGCCCCTGCTGTTCCCTCGGCCTGGACCTCAAACCTCAGGCCAATAGCACTCGCCCGCTGCTACGAAAG ACGCACTCTAGTGGTCAAGCTAATGAAAACTCAGGGG ATTCTCATTCCAACTCCGAGGAGAATCTCCTTTCATCA ACAGAagacaatgaaaaagaaataaatcgtCTCTCCACATTCCCCTTCCCGCCATGTATGAACTCTATCAACCGCAGATTCAACACAGA GTTCGACTTGGAATCGTGGGGCAGTGATGAGAACGATAACATTACAG GTGAGCAGAGTGAACCCTCTCTGTGGGATTCCTGTAACTCCTTACACTCTCATCTCTTCCCCCCTGACTTGGTTAACCTGCCTGCAGTCTCTTCACACCAACCCAATCCCAGTGTTCCCAG GATACCCTCCCGCTCCCCATCCTCAAGCCCCCCCATCTCACCAAAGCACGGGAGAGCAAGTCTAGCTGACGATATCACGATAGTAGGAGGAAACCAAACAGGGATCTTTGTCCGCCATGTTAAAGCCGGTTCCCCAGCTGAACAGTGTGGACTGAAGGAGGGCACTGAGCTGCTggag CTGGAGCGTGTCCTGTTTGGTGGGGGCAGCGTGCTGCTGGGCCAGTGCACTGCTGAGGTAGCCCATTTTTCTCTGCAGTGGTGGACCGAGCCTTCAGCACTCAAACATAAGAGCAACCCAGAGG CATACTCCAAGCTGTGCTCCCAGCTCTCATCGCCTACTTTTATGGGCGCTGACTCCTTCTATGTGCGTGTTAATCTCAACATGGAGCCTCGGGGTGACCCGCCGTCTCTGGGTGTGTCATGTGATGACATTATACATGTCACAGACACAAGGTACAATGGAAAATATCATTGGAGCTGTTCCCTGGTGGACCCACTCACAGCTAAGCCTCTGCAGAGAGGAACCATGCCCAACTACAACAG GGCCCAACAGCTGTTACTCGTCAGGCTACGAAAAATGGCCCTGGAGCAAAAGGACTTCAAGAGGAAG TTCTTAAGGAAAGCATCTGGGCGTGTACGGTTGGTAAAAGCAGTGGACCCCAGTTGCCGTGGGTTTGGTTCCACACAGCAGGtcctttacacactcagcaaaC GTCACGAGGAGCACTTGATCCCATACAGTTTAGTGCACCCGGTGCAGGTGCAGACTAAGCGGCCGGTCATCTTCTCCCCGTCTCTCCTCTCACGTGGTCTCATAGAGAGGTTGCTGCAACCAGCAGAGTCTGGTTTGAAGTTCAACACCTGCCCAGCAg AGCCAATCCAGGCTTCAGAGAGGCGAGACAAGAGAGTGTTCCTGTTGGATTCCTGCAGTCCAGAGCAGGCTCTGGGCATACGGCTGGAGACAATACAGGATGTCATCAGCCAg GACAAACACTGTCTGCTGGAGCTGGGGCTACCCAGTGTTGAGGGCTTATTGAGACAAGGGATTTACCCTATCGTCATCTATATTCGCCCGAAGAGCAAAAAGCACAAGAAGCTAAG GAAGTTTTTTCCTCGGTGTGGAGAGGACAGCGTCATGGAGGAGGTGTGCCAGGCCgaggagctgcagctggagaCACTACCCCTGCTCTACTACACCCTGGAGCCCAGCACCTGGAGCTGCACTGATGAGCTGCTGGCAGCCATAAGCAACGCCATCCAGAGCCAGCAGAGGGCGGTGGCGTGGATCGAACTGGACAGGTTGCAGTAG